The window AAATAAACGATGGCTTTATCCCTTGCCGACCGTAAACCGCTTGTCATGATAAAAAGCGAGAAATGATCTTTTTGTTCTATGGTAATCTTCTTTTTTACAGTGGTATCCGTTCCCGAGGTTATGCGAGTATCGGCAATTGCCAATAAGCCTTCTTTAACCTTAATTCCGAGGCAATAAGTCATTTTTATACAGTGCGATTTGTTCCAAAATTTAAGATAGCCAAAGTAGCGAAAAGAATTGGGGAAATTAGAATCAAGCGTCAGGTAAGAATCAAGAGCCAAGACGTTTAAAAAGTGGCAAGCAGTTAATACAAGTAGCAAGTAGTAAGTATCAAGATTTTTTTGGAAGCTTAACAAAAAAGCCGCCGTTTCCTTTTGGAACCCGGCGGCATCACGGAACAGAAAAAAGTCTTAACTCTTGATTCTTAACTCTTGACTCTTTTTAAAGTATGTAAAACTGAGTCTTCTTTTGATGCTGTTTACCTATCATTGCGTCAATATCGCCAGGCAACTCATCCTTCATCATTTGTTTCAGGTTTTTTTCGATGGTGCGGCTGATGGTTGTTGTTGGTGTATCGGTAGGTTTGTTTTCAAACGGATCCTGTAGGTGGATGGCCATTTTTTCGATCAGGAAAAAGGCCGATGATATGGCTATTACCAATGGCACCTGGAAAATCCCGAAAAATTCCATCAGGCTGAAAGGCAACAGCAACACAAAAAACATAACCAGCCAGTGAATGTATACGCTATAGGTAACCGGGAAAACAGTATTCTTAATACGCTCGCAGCCACCCATCGAGTTCATAAAGTTGGTGAGCGTGTTATCAAGGGCCACCTGTTGGTACTCATTTATCCAGCCCAGCTTGTATAGTGTGCGCAGGTCATGACCCTGCAGCTCGTTTATTGCAAGCGGAATATGGTCAAGCTTTTTGATGTTTTTTACATCGTCATCGATTAGGTAGGCATCGAGGTTATCTTTTGCGTTTTGACCGCGCAGGTGGCAGCTTAAACTGTAGCACCAAGCCATTTGCCTGCGGATGATGCGCTCTTTTAGCGCCCATTTTTGTTCGCCATCATGGCTGCTATCCACAAAAGTTAAAACCTGGCGTGCAAAGGTGCGGCAATCATTTACAATGCCTCCCCAAAGGATGCGGGCCTCCCACCACCGGTCATAAGCCTGGTTTGACCGAAAGGCCAGCAGGAGCGAAATAATGGTACCCAAAATAGTAGGTACCGTTAGCGGAATAGAGACATCTTTGAAGTTATAGTATTGGTGAACACAATAGATGGTAATGGCATACACAGCCACCATCAACACTTCCTTTTTTATTTTGCCAAATACGTAGCTTACCGGTATATTTTCTTTTAATAACATAGTTGTGAAATTTTAATTATGATTCATGTTCAGTTAAAACAGGCTCTTCTATAACCACATCGGCCAAAGTGCCCGGCGTTTTAGGTAGTTTTATCAGGGCTGTATCGCATTTATCAAAAAGCATTTGCGGGGCTATGCTGTTTTTAAAAAGCAGCTCGTAATTGTCATGCGGGGGTACAATGGCATCAATTTCATTAGCTTCAAGGAAATTATTGAAAACGGCAACCGTGCTGCCGTAAAAAAAAGTGATAGCAATATTGTTGATGACATGGCTATACTTGTTTTCGATATCGCGGCACCTGATATAAAAATTATCCGGTATTTGCCGGTATTCTACGCTACGGCGCGATAGCATCAGCAATTCGCTTATGTTATCGGTAATTTTAAGCATGTGTACCAACACAATATTCACCTTTTGGGGGTAAAAAACCTGGGCCAAAGCAGGAATATGCTGGATAGACTGCTGGGTAAAATCGGTAGGGATTAATAACGTTTTCATGGTAATTTTAATTAATGGTGAAACCTTGTATGTTTTGTTTGATACAAGTGTAGCCGCCAATAATTAGGAGGATATAAGAAAGTTATTAGAATTTGATTAGAATGCGCATAGCCCCACCTAAACAGCATTCATGAGCGCCTAAAAGCATCATAGTGCGAATAATCCTCTCCAAAGGAGAGGACTTTTGATTTGCATGTACTTGTAAGCCGTTGGAGTTTACAAACTGGCTTTTAAAGTCTTCTCCTTTGGAGAGGATTTAGGTGATCCTCCATCGGCAAAAACACCTTAATCTCGGTACCTACCCCAACTTCCGAACTTATGCCCAGGCTGCCTTTATGCAGGCGGATAATGTTAAGCGTTAAGGGTAAGCCAACGCCATGGCCTTCATACTCGTGAGCGTTTGAGGCGCGAAAAAAAGGCTCGAATATATGCTGAAGCTCGGTTTGGGGGATGCCGATGCCCTGGTCTTTAATGGCAATAATCACTCTTTTATTTTCGGCTAACAAGCTAATGGTTACCGGCCGGTTATCGGAGTATTTGCATGCGTTGCCGATAATGTTGTTAATGGCCAGCCGAAGCAAGTTGCTGTTGCCCTTTACATAAAGCAGGCTTTCATCGGCAGGTAAGTTTTCCAGGTCGATATAGATATTGCTCCCGGGGTTTATTCGTTTAACCGATTCAGATGCGGTAAGCAAAAGTTCATCCATCCTGATGCTTTCCCAGTTTTGCCTTTTGCCATCAAAACCCGACTGTGCCAGCGTAAGCAGGCTGTTCAGGATCTGACCCAGTTTTTCCGATTCGGCATAAACTGTATTTAAAACCCCGCGTTGCTGTGTGTTCAGGTCTTGTTTATTTAACGCCAGCTCAAGCTCAGATGATATGATAGTTAGCGGGGTGCGTAACTCGTGCGATGCATTGCTTACAAAGTTGTTTTGCGTTTCAAAGGCAGTTTCAAGCCTGTTAAGCATATCATTAAACGTGAGCGATAATTCGGCTATCTCGTCTTTGCCGGTCAGTTCGTCCAGCCGAAAATGAAGGTTATTGGCGGTGATGTTTTTAACATTGTTAATGATGCGCCTCACCGGCTGAAAGGTGTAGAAGGAAAAAACTTTCCCCACAAAATATACCAATATCATGGCCAGCAAAAAGCCATACAACAGTATTTTTTGAAGGTCTTTTAGCTCTTGAAAGCCAGCCGGATTTGATGCTGATACAATAACAACATAACTTGCATTACCTTTTTTGAATAGTGAACCTGCATAAAAGGTATTATCATGCCTGTAGTGGGCCTGGCCTGTCAGTAAAATATCGTCAATAAAAATCTTATCAATACCGGCGCTTGCATGCAACTTATTGCTGCCGTCTACTTTTAAAAAGTACTCTTTTTCCGAGTCCAGTTTCTCCAGGTATTTATTGCGCACCTCTAAGGTAGCTTTACTTTTGGCGCCCGGCGACAGCTGCACTTCGGCCGCTATGTTTACGCGGGCTTCCAGCCGTTTATAAAAATCATCAAAATTGAATTTGTAAACCAGATAAAATATCGACGCATTAAGCAGTATAAGTATACCGCCCGACAGCAGCAGGAATAGCAATGTTATTTTACTTTGTATCTTCATCGGTATCACCCTCTTTCATCAGGTACCCCATGCCAAACACCGTATGGATCAAATTTGGGCCACCGTTTTTCTCCAGCTTTTTACGCAGATAATTTATATAAACATCTACCACATTGGTGCCCATATTAAAATCAATATCCCAAACATTTTCCAGGATCTGAATCCGGGATAATACCTTTTTTTGATTTTTTACAAAATATTCAAGCAAACGGTATTCGGTGGCTGTAAGTTTTAATGCCTCGTTGTTGCGGTAAGCTATTTTCGATTCGGTATTGAGCACCAGGTTGCCTATTGTATAGGTGTTGTTTGATAATGTTTCGCTGCCGCTCCGGCGCAGCAGCGTACGGAGGCGGGCGGCAAGCTCGGCAATTTTAAATGGTTTTACCATGTAATCATCTGCACCGCTATCCAGACCGCTAACAATATTCTCGGTAGAATCGAGCGCCGTAAGCATAATAATGGGTATCGTTTTTTTTTGCTGCCTGATGCGTTTGCAAACCTGTATACCATCCATTACGGGCAGCATTACATCAAGTATAACCAGGTCAAAGTCATGATCAAGTGCCATTTGCAAACCTGTTGCGCCGTTGGCTGCAACGCTAACTTCAAAACCGTAATCGGTGAGGCCGCGCTTAATTACCGATACCACATTTGGTTCATCCTCAACTAACAATATCCCCATAAACAACCGATGTATTTAACTGCTGGGTTGCCAAAATAAATAAATAATTTATCGATTGATATAATTATTGAAATATAAACTTATAATTGTATTCCATTTTTGGGCTTTTTAAAATTACCACCGGGATATGAAAATTTATTTGTGCACCGGTTTTTATTTGCAGATACCAAAATATACCTATAATCAGGTATATCAAATTAAAGAAACACTACACATATTAGCACTACAATGGCCCAATTTGTTAAAATCCAACTTTCTGTCTTTTGCTATAACTGCATTGTATGCGGAAGCCGCCCTGTAATTGAACAAGCTAAGGGCAGCAAATTTATAGTACGGTGCCCTAAAAACAGTGCACACTACCAAACCCAATCTGGATTGGTTGATATAGACGACTGGAATAAGAACAATTGGGTACAGGATAGCGACGATAAATTGAAGGTAGTGGCTAATTAACCCTTCCCCGATAAATAGTTAACGGTAAAGCCAATTATTTCCTTGATATACAGGTTCCACCTGCTTAAAACTTCGGCACTGGGAATTAACTCAAAAAGCGACCATTGTAAATCGCCCGAAATTACATTGCAGGGGTAGGGAATTACATCAACATGTTGGCTTTTAAAAATTTGCATAGCCCGGCGCATATGAAAAGCCGAAGTTACCAGCAGGTAAGGCCCTTGTTGTTTGTTTTTGAGTAGGAGCGCTTTAGTTAACGATGCGTTTTCGAGCGTATTCCTGGCCTGGTTTTCTATTAGTATGCAGCTATCTGGAATCTGTAGTGTTTGCAGCTGCTGCAGTACAAAATTACCTTCCCTGAAAGTGCCTGGCACAAGGCTGCTGTTACCTCCTGATATCACTATTTTTTTTGCCTGGCCGTTTCGTTGTAGTAAAATGCCTTGTATAAACCTATCGGCGGCCCAGTTAAATACGCCTTGGCCTTGTTTGTTTTCACTTGCAAAGCCACCTAAGATTATGGCCGCGCTATATGTTTTGCCCGGAGGCAGTTTAACGGGGGCAATATCCCACGTATTGGCCAGCAGGTTTAAAAATAACGGGGCCGAAAATATCCATAATAAAACCACACCCCAGATAAGACACCTGCGTTTTAATTTTGGATTCTTTGTTACCACAGCTATCAGCAGTAAAACAAAAACATATAAAACTGGGAATAGTAAAAATGATAGTATTTTAGATAGGATAAAAAACATAGCAGGAGTAAAAATAGGTAAAAACAGGCAACACGGAAATTGCAATTAAAACAATGCCTACACGTTTGCTTGTTAAGAGTTGTTTATAATGGACATTAAACCAATTGCCTGCATTTAACTCTTACTATTGGTGCTACGTAACAAACTGGCACCATCATTGTCATATAATTACTAAACAAAATATTAAAAATATGGGCTTTATAAAAATACTTGCCGTTGGTGCAGCAGTTGCCTACGGCATAAACTACGTTACAAAAAAAGGACCCGACGGAAAATCAATCATAGATAATCTGGCTGACGAAGCTCCGGAATGGTTTGACCGTGCAAAAAAATATGGCGAGCTTACTTTAGAGCAAATTGCCGTGCGTGCGCAAAACTACAGAGATAATACGAGGTATTAAGTAACTCATTGTCGCTTCGCTTGTCATTAGTCATTGGTAGAATATTTGAAAATTTTTGAAACAAGGACTCTCCAATCAAACTTGGCCTTAAATGACCAATGACCAATGACCAATGACCAATGACCAATGACCAATGACCAATGACCAATGACCAATGACCAATGACCAATGACCAATGACCAATGTAAGAAACATACTTTTTTTTGGTGATAGCCTCACGGCGGGGTACGGTTTAGGAAACCATAAAGCCGAATCGTTCCCTGCTTTAATACAACAAAAAATAGATGCTGCAGGCCTGGTATATCATTGCATTAATGGTGGTCTTAGCGGCGACACCACGGCCGGCGGGCTAATGCGGCTGGAATATTGGATGAATCGTCCTCTGCATGTTTTTGTGCTCGAATTAGGTGTAAATGACATAATCAGGGGGATATCGCCCCAAACTACCACAAAAAATATACAAGCTATTATTGATAAGGTAAAACTAAAACACCCTAACATCAAACTGGTAATGTTAGGGATGGAGATTCCGGCCTTTATCCCCGGAAAGTTTGCCGCAGAATTTAAAGCTATTTTTCGCAGGGTGGCCGATGCCAACCAAATGGCTTTTGTACCTTTTTATTTGGATGGTGTTGCTGGCAAAGCACACCTTAATTTACCCGATGGGCTGCATCCCAATGCAGCCGGCTATAAGGTAATGGCCGATAGCGTTTGGCCGGTGCTAAAGGCCTTATTATGATTTAGGTGTTTTCCCTGAAACCTGTTGGTTTATGCCATCCCGCGTAAACCCAAATCCTTCAAGACAGTAAAGGACGCCCAAATAAAAATATCATTTTACATTGCAGGGTGTACATTGAAAGCATGCTTTCGGCATAGTTTTAACTATGATTTGGCTAAAACCTTTTACTACATTTATAAACCGGATACTACTATTTAATTAATATGAAACTACCTTTATGTAAGCCCGCGCTTTACATCGCTTTAGTATTTTTTTGTTTGTTTAAAACCTCGGAGGGTGCAGCGCAACCTCCCACGGCCACGGGCCTGCAGTGCGAATACCTGACTACACCAATAGGCATCGACGCCAAACACCCCCGCCTGACCTGGAAAATGGGCGATGCACAACAGGGCGCTGCCCAAACCGCCTACCAGCTTTTTGTAGGTACTGATTCGCTGGCTATTGCCGCAGGCAAGGCCGATAGCTGGGCAACCACTAAAATTGTATCGGCTGCCAGCCTGGTTACTTACAACGGCAAAATATTACAACCCTTTACCAAATATTTTTGGAGAGTCGTATTGTGGGGTAACGGCGGTAAAAAGCTTAGTTCATCGGCAATTACCAGTTTTGAAACGGGGATGATGGAAATGCGCAACTGGAAAGGATCATGGATAAGCGATAACTATGGTATTGCTGCTAACCCGGCACCGTATTTTCGTAATACGTTTAAGGTGGGCAAATCTATCAGGTCGGCAAGGGCATACATCGCGGTAGCAGGTTTGTACGAACTTTATATTAACGGTAAAAAAATTGGCAACCACCGGCTCGATCCAATGTATACCCGGTTTGACAGGCGTACGCTTTACGTAGCTTATGATGTAACCGCCAACCTGCAGAACGGCAAAAACGCCGTTGGGGTGCTGTTGGGCAATGGCTGGTATAACCACCAAAGCACAGCTGTGTGGTTTTTTCACCAGGCGCCATGGCGTGGCAGGCCAACCTTTTGTATGGATTTAAGGGTGACTTATACCGACGGCACTACCGAAACCATATCATCTGATACGCAATGGAAAACGTCTTTAAGTCCTGTTGTGTTCAACAGTATTTATACTGCCGAACATTATGACGCCCGCAAGGAACAACCCGGATGGAATACAGCCGATTTTGTTGATTCCGGGTGGAAAAACGTGATTAACCGCTCGGCGCCCTCCACCAATATTGTAGCCCAAAGTCTGCAGCCTATTCGTAACGTAGAGGAGATAGCGACCAAAACTATTACTAAAATTGATAATAAACTGTGGGTGTTTGATATAGGTCGCAACATATCGGGCGTGAGCCAGATTACAGTTAAAGGTGATTCGGGCACAGTAATTCGCCTGAAACATGCCGAACGGCTGAATAAGAACGGCCACGTAGATCAATCCAATATCGACCTGCATTACCGCCCGACTGATGATAAAGACCCTTTCCAGACTGATATTTTTATACTTGGCGGCAAAGGTGAAGAAACCTTTATGCCTAAATTTAACTATAAAGGCTTTCAATACGTGGAGGTAAGCAGCAGCAAGCCCATTCAGCTGACCAAAGAAAGTTTGAAAGCTTACTTTATGCACAGCGATGTGCAGCCGGTTGGCGAGGTAAGCTCATCAAACCAAACTATTAACCAAATTTGGAGTGCTACTAATCACAGCTACCTGAGCAACTTGTTTGGCTACCCAACAGATTGCCCGCAACGCGAAAAAAACGGATGGACGGGAGATGCCCACATAGCCAGCGAAACAGGCCTGTATAACTTTGACGCCATCACTATTTACGAAAAATGGCTGGCCGATCATCGCGATGAGCAACAACCCAACGGCGTATTGCCATCCATTATCCCAACCGGTGGCTGGGGGTATGAGTGGGGCAACGGACCCGACTGGACAAGCACTATTGCCATTATCCCCTGGAATATTTATTTGTTTTATGGTGATAGCAAGCTGCTGGCCGATAGCTATACCAGCATCGAAAAATATGTAAACCATATTGATGAGCTTTATCCTACCGGCCTTACCAGCTGGGGCCTTGGCGACTGGGTACCGGTAAAATCTGTTTCGCCTGTTGAGCTCACCTCGTCGGTTTATTATTATACAGATGCAACGATATTGGCCAAAGCCGCCAAAATTTTGGGTAAACAGGCCGACTTTGTAAAATATACGGCGCTGGCTACAAAAATAAAAAATGCCATCAATGCCAAATACCTCAATTCGCAAACCGGCATTTACGGTCAGGGTTTTCAAACGGAGCTGAGTGTTCCGTTATTTTGGGGCGTGGTGCCCGATAATATGAAAAGCAAGGTGGCCGCCAACCTGGCCGCCCGCGTTGCTGCCGATAATTACCACCTGGATGTAGGTATCCTTGGTGCCAAGGCTATTTTGAGCGCCTTGAGCGACAATGGTTACCCCGATGTGGCGTACAGGATAGCGTCGCAGGAAACTTTCCCTTCATGGGGCTGGTGGATGGTGAACGGGGCAACAACACTGTACGAAAACTGGCAGATTGATGCCAAATCTGATATATCGCTTAATCACATTATGTTTGGCGAAATTGGTGCCTGGCTGTACAAAGGCATTGCGGGAATTCAGCCTGATGCAAATCAGCCCGGCTTTAAAAATGTGATCCTGGCGCCGCATTTTGTGCCCGGCCTGAATGAATTTACGGCTACCCATGTTGGCCCTTACGGCAAAATTTCATCGTCATGGAAACGGGATGGAAATGGTGTAACTTATAAAATAACGGTGCCGGCAAATTCAACGGCAAGTATCACCTTCCCGGCAGGTAAAGTTACCTTATCAGGTAAATCTATTGGCGGGGAATATAGGGTTGTGGCTGGGAGTTACGAGTTTAAAATAAGTCCCGCAGTACTCTAATTGTCATTTCGAACGAGCCGGCGTTGGAGTTGTGTGGGCGGGGTGAGGAGAAATCTTAGACACCTTGCATTCCACTAAGCCCATCGAAATGCAAGACGGCTAAG is drawn from Mucilaginibacter ginsenosidivorax and contains these coding sequences:
- a CDS encoding bestrophin family protein, which codes for MLLKENIPVSYVFGKIKKEVLMVAVYAITIYCVHQYYNFKDVSIPLTVPTILGTIISLLLAFRSNQAYDRWWEARILWGGIVNDCRTFARQVLTFVDSSHDGEQKWALKERIIRRQMAWCYSLSCHLRGQNAKDNLDAYLIDDDVKNIKKLDHIPLAINELQGHDLRTLYKLGWINEYQQVALDNTLTNFMNSMGGCERIKNTVFPVTYSVYIHWLVMFFVLLLPFSLMEFFGIFQVPLVIAISSAFFLIEKMAIHLQDPFENKPTDTPTTTISRTIEKNLKQMMKDELPGDIDAMIGKQHQKKTQFYIL
- a CDS encoding sensor histidine kinase, which produces MKIQSKITLLFLLLSGGILILLNASIFYLVYKFNFDDFYKRLEARVNIAAEVQLSPGAKSKATLEVRNKYLEKLDSEKEYFLKVDGSNKLHASAGIDKIFIDDILLTGQAHYRHDNTFYAGSLFKKGNASYVVIVSASNPAGFQELKDLQKILLYGFLLAMILVYFVGKVFSFYTFQPVRRIINNVKNITANNLHFRLDELTGKDEIAELSLTFNDMLNRLETAFETQNNFVSNASHELRTPLTIISSELELALNKQDLNTQQRGVLNTVYAESEKLGQILNSLLTLAQSGFDGKRQNWESIRMDELLLTASESVKRINPGSNIYIDLENLPADESLLYVKGNSNLLRLAINNIIGNACKYSDNRPVTISLLAENKRVIIAIKDQGIGIPQTELQHIFEPFFRASNAHEYEGHGVGLPLTLNIIRLHKGSLGISSEVGVGTEIKVFLPMEDHLNPLQRRRL
- a CDS encoding response regulator transcription factor codes for the protein MGILLVEDEPNVVSVIKRGLTDYGFEVSVAANGATGLQMALDHDFDLVILDVMLPVMDGIQVCKRIRQQKKTIPIIMLTALDSTENIVSGLDSGADDYMVKPFKIAELAARLRTLLRRSGSETLSNNTYTIGNLVLNTESKIAYRNNEALKLTATEYRLLEYFVKNQKKVLSRIQILENVWDIDFNMGTNVVDVYINYLRKKLEKNGGPNLIHTVFGMGYLMKEGDTDEDTK
- a CDS encoding YdcF family protein; translation: MFFILSKILSFLLFPVLYVFVLLLIAVVTKNPKLKRRCLIWGVVLLWIFSAPLFLNLLANTWDIAPVKLPPGKTYSAAIILGGFASENKQGQGVFNWAADRFIQGILLQRNGQAKKIVISGGNSSLVPGTFREGNFVLQQLQTLQIPDSCILIENQARNTLENASLTKALLLKNKQQGPYLLVTSAFHMRRAMQIFKSQHVDVIPYPCNVISGDLQWSLFELIPSAEVLSRWNLYIKEIIGFTVNYLSGKG
- a CDS encoding YtxH domain-containing protein, which produces MGFIKILAVGAAVAYGINYVTKKGPDGKSIIDNLADEAPEWFDRAKKYGELTLEQIAVRAQNYRDNTRY
- a CDS encoding arylesterase yields the protein MTNVRNILFFGDSLTAGYGLGNHKAESFPALIQQKIDAAGLVYHCINGGLSGDTTAGGLMRLEYWMNRPLHVFVLELGVNDIIRGISPQTTTKNIQAIIDKVKLKHPNIKLVMLGMEIPAFIPGKFAAEFKAIFRRVADANQMAFVPFYLDGVAGKAHLNLPDGLHPNAAGYKVMADSVWPVLKALL
- a CDS encoding alpha-L-rhamnosidase, which translates into the protein MKLPLCKPALYIALVFFCLFKTSEGAAQPPTATGLQCEYLTTPIGIDAKHPRLTWKMGDAQQGAAQTAYQLFVGTDSLAIAAGKADSWATTKIVSAASLVTYNGKILQPFTKYFWRVVLWGNGGKKLSSSAITSFETGMMEMRNWKGSWISDNYGIAANPAPYFRNTFKVGKSIRSARAYIAVAGLYELYINGKKIGNHRLDPMYTRFDRRTLYVAYDVTANLQNGKNAVGVLLGNGWYNHQSTAVWFFHQAPWRGRPTFCMDLRVTYTDGTTETISSDTQWKTSLSPVVFNSIYTAEHYDARKEQPGWNTADFVDSGWKNVINRSAPSTNIVAQSLQPIRNVEEIATKTITKIDNKLWVFDIGRNISGVSQITVKGDSGTVIRLKHAERLNKNGHVDQSNIDLHYRPTDDKDPFQTDIFILGGKGEETFMPKFNYKGFQYVEVSSSKPIQLTKESLKAYFMHSDVQPVGEVSSSNQTINQIWSATNHSYLSNLFGYPTDCPQREKNGWTGDAHIASETGLYNFDAITIYEKWLADHRDEQQPNGVLPSIIPTGGWGYEWGNGPDWTSTIAIIPWNIYLFYGDSKLLADSYTSIEKYVNHIDELYPTGLTSWGLGDWVPVKSVSPVELTSSVYYYTDATILAKAAKILGKQADFVKYTALATKIKNAINAKYLNSQTGIYGQGFQTELSVPLFWGVVPDNMKSKVAANLAARVAADNYHLDVGILGAKAILSALSDNGYPDVAYRIASQETFPSWGWWMVNGATTLYENWQIDAKSDISLNHIMFGEIGAWLYKGIAGIQPDANQPGFKNVILAPHFVPGLNEFTATHVGPYGKISSSWKRDGNGVTYKITVPANSTASITFPAGKVTLSGKSIGGEYRVVAGSYEFKISPAVL